GCTTGTTGGGgtggcattatttttttatttcacataaaaggaAAGCTGTTCTTGCTGGATACCTCACTATCGTCCGGTAAATGTTGTTGTAATTTGCAATTGCGTTGcggaaatgttttaaaacattttctagCGCACGGGTGAAGCAGCTCAGTTTATTTAGCTTACGATTAAATTCACCTGATACTACAAAACTTTAAACTGATATcattactacaaaaaaatatctaatatacataatattacattacgAATGGCGAATTATTGTTCAAAGGTGTAATTTTATATAGCAGATAACAATTTACTTCTAAACCTAGGTAGGGGATGCATCAATGGTGCCCGTGGGCACATAATTTCTTGGATGGCTCTACGATTGATTCATGCTTTTTTTCTTTGATGTCACCGGATTTGTTTCTTGCTAAGGCAATAGCAATTGCTCTGGCGTTGCCGCCACTTACCGGCGCCACTCTTTGCTAACGCAATAGCGCCTGCACCGGCGCCTCCATTTCCGCTAGATGCGCCTGAAGCAGCACCTGCTGCAGCTGCCCCATTTCCACCAGATGCGGCTGAACTAGCGCCTGCTGCAGCGGCTCCATTTCCACTAGATGCGACTGAACCAGCGCCTGCTCCAGCGGCTCCGTTTCCGCTAGATGCGGCCGAACTAGCGCCTGCTGCAGCGGCTCCGTTTCCGCTAGATGCGACCGAACTAGCGCCTGCTGCAGCTGCTCCATTTCCGCTAGATGCGGCCGAGCTAGCGCCTGCTGCAGCGGCTCCATTTCCGCTAGATGCGACTGATCCCGCACCTGCTGCTGCGGCTCCATTTCCGCTAGATGCGGCTGATCCCGCACTGGCTGCTGCGGCTCCATTTCCGCTAGATGCGGCTGAACTTGCACCTGCTGCTGCGGCTCCATTTCCACCAGATGCGCTTGATACAGCACCTGCTACTGCTTTTCCATTACCGCTAGATGCGGCTGAACCAGCGCCTGCCACTGCCTTTCCATTTCCACCAGATGCGCTTGAAAGAGCACCCGCTGCTGCCTTTCCATTTCCACCGGAAGCGCTTGAAAGAGCACCCGCTGCTGCTTTTCCATTTCCACCAGATGCGCTTGAAAGAGCACCCGCTGCTGCTTTTCCATTTCCACCAGATGCGCTTGAAAGAGCACCCGCTGCTGCCTTTCCATTTCCACCAGATGCGCTTGAAAGAGCACCCGCTGCTGCTTTTCCATTTCCACCAGATGCGCTTGAAAGAGCACCCGCTGTTGCCTTTCCATTTCCACCAGATGCGCTTGAAAGAGCACCCGCTGCTGCCTTTCCATTTCCACCAGATGCGCTTGAAAGAGCACCCGATACTGCCTTTCCATTTCCGCCAGATGCGCTTGAAAGAGCACCCGCTAATGCTCTTCCATTGCCGCTAGATGCGCCTGAAATAGCGCCTGCCATTGTTTTTCCATTTACGCTAATAGCGCCTGATATAGCACCCGCTACTGCTCTTCCATTTCCGCTAGATGCGCTGGAAATAGCGCCTGCCATTGCTCTTGCATGTCCGCTAGATGCGCCTGACCCACCACCTACACCACCAGATCCACCATCTTTGTCATAAGATCCACGAGTTGGTCCGGCACCATCATTTGTTGTTTCATGAGATCTGTCATTATCGGAAGCACCAGGTCGGTTCCAGTATCTCCGACGTATTAAACCAGGACGGACGCGATCACGATTACCACGCCAGCCGTGTCTGCCATGATGGTACCTTTTACAAGGATTGTATCTTCTGTATCCGTCCGGTGCCGCTTGAGCAATGGCTACCAGAAGTACCATCAGTCCCAGTATCTGCACAAATTAAGATTGTGACGAAAATAtgattgtgtttaaaaaaaaacgttataagTAGTATAATATAGAATGGCGGTACTGgtgaaggtaatgtttatactTAACCGTGAAGATAGTCAAATCAAAGATAAATAGTAGACCTTAAATAATTATGGTAAAGATACTTTCTAGTTGTCCAATAAGGAAGTAGTTCGCCGTCAgtagataaataatttcaagACGCTAAAATGTTAACAAAGGAATATGAAAGACTGAATTATCTAAGCGTCTTAACCGATTACGTTGAAATATGGTAtgatatattcttaaaatattgttatcgttaattttgataatgactattaaattataaataatattttttaccctAACGAAGGTATGCCGAGAGGGGTGAGAAGTTAAAACTCGAAGTCGATTGTTATCGAGATAATTCCGAAACTCGGGACTGAAAACGAGGCACCTGCACAATAATCCAGTAACCGCTAGGAGGCGGTGTGTCGactattgatataaatattcattgagACCTGCGAAGTGTGAGCCACGGATATCGAACCCCTACAAGGGATAACTACAGGGGAATTTTTCAATTGGCCGTGGGAGACGAAATTTGAAACTATGAGAAATAGTCAAAAATACTCGAGAAGTTTCAGGcccgatttttattt
This sequence is a window from Manduca sexta isolate Smith_Timp_Sample1 unplaced genomic scaffold, JHU_Msex_v1.0 HiC_scaffold_2527, whole genome shotgun sequence. Protein-coding genes within it:
- the LOC115453725 gene encoding putative mediator of RNA polymerase II transcription subunit 12; its protein translation is MEPQQQVQVQPHLAEMEPQQPVRDQPHLAEMEPQQQVRDQSHLAEMEPLQQALARPHLAEMEQLQQALVRSHLAETEPLQQALVRPHLAETEPLEQALVQSHLVEMEPLQQALVQPHLVEMGQLQQVLLQAHLAEMEAPVQALLR